The Malus domestica chromosome 06, GDT2T_hap1 genome has a segment encoding these proteins:
- the LOC103411618 gene encoding probable LRR receptor-like serine/threonine-protein kinase At1g63430 produces MRGFASFQLLCCLIAGVLFVGGESFGSHEVWALTTFKEAIYEDPHLVFSNWNALDADPCAWSGITCSVARDHVIKINISSSSIRGFLVPDLGQLSFLQELTLHGNRLLGIIPKELGLLKYLTVLDLGANELTGPIPPELGNLTSVVKINLQSNGLSGRLPPELGNLGHLEELCLDRNKLQGTVPANGDTGLPSNVHGMYASTSNITGLCRSSQLKVADFSYNFFVGSIPECLEYLPRTSFQGNCLQKQDPKQRPAELCAGVPPSKGHPGSNPQHKPAKEVSKHREASKPAWLLALEIVTGTMVCSLFLVAVFTAVQKCNSKSSIIIPWKKSSSEKDHIAVYIDSEMLKDVARFSRQELEVACEDFSNIIGSSPDSLVYKGNIKGGPEIAVISFCINEEHWTSYLELYFQREVTDLARLNHENAAKLLGYCNESAPFTRMLVFEYASNGTLYEHLHFGEGCQLSWTRRMKIIIGIAQGLKYFHSELEPPFTISELNSSAVYLTEHFLPKLVDFESWKTILARSEKKLGSISGQGAICVLPNSMEARHLDVKGNVYAFGILLLEIISGRPPFCKDKGCLIDWAKDYLELPDVMSYVVDPELKHFSYDDLKVLCDVVNLCTHPDPTKRPSMQELCTMLESKIDTSVSAELKASNLAWAELALSS; encoded by the exons ATGAGAGGTTTTGCCTCCTTTCAGCTTCTGTGCTGCTTGATAGCTGGGGTTCTTTTTGTGGGAGGTGAATCTTTTGGTTCACATGAAG TTTGGGCCCTTACAACGTTTAAGGAAGCGATATATGAAGACCCGCATCTGGTTTTTTCCAATTGGAATGCCTTGGATGCCGATCCTTGTGCCTGGTCCGGCATCACATGTTCTGTGGCTCGAGACCATGTTATAAAAAT TAATATTTCCAGTTCATCAATAAGGGGATTTCTTGTACCAGACTTGGGTCAGCTCAGCTTCTTGCAAGAACT AACTCTGCATGGGAACAGGCTGCTTGGGATAATACCTAAAGAGTTGGGCTTGTTAAAATACCTCACGGTCTTGGACTTGGGGGCGAATGAACTCACTGGTCCAATTCCTCCAGAGCTTGGGAATTTAACCAGTGTTGTGAAAAT AAATCTTCAGTCAAATGGGTTGTCTGGTCGGCTACCTCCTGAACTTGGCAATTTGGGACACCTTGAGGAACTTTGTTTAGATAGGAATAAGCTTCAAGGAACCGTTCCAGCCAATGGAGATACAGGACTCCCATCTAACGTACATGGAAT GTATGCCTCAACTTCAAACATAACAGGCCTCTGTCGATCATCTCAGTTAAAAGTTGCAGACTTCTCGTACAACTTCTTTGTTGGTAGCATACCTGAGTGCTTGGAGTATCTTCCCAG GACAAGTTTTCAAGGAAATTGTCTCCAGAAACAGGATCCCAAGCAGCGTCCTGCAGAACTATGTG CTGGTGTGCCCCCTTCGAAAGGCCATCCCGGAAGTAACCCACAGCATAAACCTGCTAAAGAGGTCTCCAAACATCGGGAGGCTTCAAAACCTGCCTGGCTTTTGGCTCTGGAAATAGTGACTGGAACCATGGTGTGTTCGCTctttctagttgctgttttcaCTGCTGTTCAGAAATGCAATAGCAAATCATCTATCATAATTCCTTGGAAGAAATCATCAAGTGAAAAGGACCATATCGCAGTCTACATAG ATTCCGAGATGTTGAAAGATGTTGCCAGATTCAGCAGGCAAGAGCTAGAGGTTGCGTGTGAAGACTTTAGCAACATTATTGGTTCCTCACCTGACAGTTTGGTATACAAAGGCAACATAAAAGGTGGGCCTGAGATTGCTGTGATATCCTTTTGCATTAACGAAGAGCATTGGACGAGCTATCTTGAACTCTATTTTCAGCGAGAGGTGACAGATTTGGCAAGATTAAATCACGAAAATGCAGCAAAATTATTGGGTTATTGTAATGAGAGTGCCCCTTTTACGAGGATGCTGGTTTTTGAATATGCTTCAAATGGGACACTGTATGAGCACCTCCATT ttggagagggatgccagTTAAGTTGGACACGGCGCATGAAAATTATTATAGGCATTGCTCAGGGACTCAAGTATTTTCACTCGGAACTTGAGCCACCATTTACCATATCAGAGTTGAATTCTAGTGCTGTATATCTTACAGAACATTTTTTACCCAAG CTGGTTGATTTTGAAAGTTGGAAGACAATTCTTGCGAGGTCAGAAAAGAAGTTGGGCTCTATTAGCGGCCAAGGTGCTATTTGTGTCCTTCCGAATTCTATGGAAGCACGCCACCTGGATGTTAAAGGCAATGTCTATGCTTTCGGCATTCTTTTACTTGAAATAATAAGCGGGAGGCCTCCATTCTGCAAGGATAAGGGGTGCTTGATAGACTGG GCGAAAGACTATCTTGAGCTGCCAGATGTGATGTCGTACGTTGTTGATCCTGAACTGAAACATTTCAGTTATGATGATCTCAAAGTTCTATGTGATGTGGTGAATCTTTGCACCCATCCTGACCCCACCAAGCGGCCTTCGATGCAGGAACTATGCACCATGTTGGAGAGCAAAATCGACACATCAGTTTCGGCTGAGCTCAAGGCGTCTAATCTAGCATGGGCGGAGCTTGCACTGTCGTCATAA